From the genome of Triticum aestivum cultivar Chinese Spring chromosome 3B, IWGSC CS RefSeq v2.1, whole genome shotgun sequence, one region includes:
- the LOC123064256 gene encoding putative invertase inhibitor, translated as MTMRHRQALSCLALLFILVSSSASILDDTCKSVAARNKDISYNYCILFFQANNTSTTADKCGLVVIATKITRAEAASTRNRIDALMASGTDKKVNGCLSECRVHYTIALNWLEAAAKGIESGNLQDAEVTLRGVILGIDTCEEGFRKLGIKSLLAAEDATFTAGCSIALTITSML; from the coding sequence ATGACCATGAGGCACCGGCAAGCTCTCTCATGTCTTGccctcctcttcatcctcgtctCGTCCAGCGCTTCCATTTTAGATGACACATGCAAGTCGGTCGCCGCAAGAAACAAGGACATCTCCTACAACTactgcatcttgttcttccaggcCAACAACACCAGCACCACCGCGGACAAGTGCGGCCTCGTCGTCATAGCCACAAAGATCACCCGAGCAGAGGCCGCAAGCACCCGCAACCGCATCGATGCCCTAATGGCCTCAGGGACGGACAAGAAGGTCAACGGGTGCCTCTCCGAGTGTCGCGTGCACTACACGATCGCGCTGAACTGGCTCGAAGCCGCGGCGAAGGGCATCGAGTCAGGTAATTTGCAGGATGCGGAGGTGACCCTCAGAGGAGTGATATTGGGCATCGATACCTGCGAGGAAGGGTTCCGCAAGCTAGGCATCAAGTCGCTTctggccgccgaggatgccacgtTCACTGCGGGCTGCTCCATCGCTCTCACTATAACGAGCATGTTGTAA
- the LOC123068194 gene encoding protein PAF1 homolog yields the protein MAYRPYPPPQGPFPPQGPPINPYGQPQPPPQQAGYGHMPPPPPFHAPPPPPPPGPPPPHQPQYFGHAPLQQQQQQQRPPPPQMYYQPPPPPYGGNSNQAPPPPPPPVSAPPSAPPPPPPPAQPQPPPREAPPPPKERPAKAALPRVESEEERRARKKREYEKQKLEDRKQQQLMRQSQATILQKTQKVRAATQQQQPQQQSRHLQPSGGARPATTASRPAAAANAERFENRLKKPTTFLCKHKFRNELPDPSAQLKWLPLNKDKDRYTKYRITSLEKNYMPKMIVPEDLGIPLDLLDMSVYNPPSVHRALAPEDQELLREDEVLTPVKPEGIRKKERPTDKGMSWLVKTQYISPLTTDAAKMSITEKQAKERRESREGRDNVLENLNDRQKRIKAIAESFKAAKSRPVHQTKRGMEAEFVLPLVPDFDRYNDPFVMVNFDGDPTADSEQYTKLERPVRDECESQALMKSFQVSGSDPAKQERFLAYMAPAPHELVKDLDDENEDFQYSWIREYHWEVRGDDKQDPTTYLVSFDDDDAKYLPLPTKLVLQKKKAKEGRSGDEIEHFPVPSRITVSRTAHGDEMEHGESSSMHGNLKRRRSSVDDDLEEHRRHSRVEDTEQYSEDDYE from the exons ATGGCCTACCGGCCGTACCCGCCGCCTCAGGGGCCCTTCCCGCCGCAGGGCCCGCCCATCAACCCGTACgggcagccgcagccgccgccgcagcaggCGGGGTATGGccacatgccgccgccgccgccgttccacgcgccgccgcctccgcccccgccCGGACCGCCCCCTCCGCACCAGCCTCAGTACTTCGGCCACGCGcccctgcagcagcagcagcagcagcaacggccgccgccgccccagatGTATTaccagcccccgccgccgccctACGGCGGGAACAGCAATCAAGCgccccctccaccaccaccaccagtgtcTGCTCCCCCTTcggcaccgccaccgccaccacctccggcCCAGCCCCAGCCGCCCCCACGGGAGGCTCCGCCGCCGCCAAAGGAGCGgccggccaaggcggcgctgcCGAGGGTGGAGTCGGAGGAGGAGCGGCGAGCGAGGAAGAAGCGCGAGTACGAGAAGCAGAAGCTGGAGGACCGGAAGCAGCAGCAGCTGATGCGCCAGTCGCAGGCCACCATTCTACAAAAGACACAGAAGGTGCGCGCCGccacgcagcagcagcagccacagcagcagagccgccacctccagccatcAGGTGGGGCTCGGCCGGCGACGACAGCGTCTCGCCCAGCCGCCGCGGCCAACGCCGAGAGGTTCGAGAATCGGCTCAAGAAGCCGACAACATTCCTCTGCAAGCACAA GTTTAGGAATGAACTGCCAGACCCGAGTGCGCAGTTGAAATGGCTGCCTCTGAATAAGGACAAGGACAG ATATACCAAATACAGGATCACGTCATTGGAGAAAAACTATATGCCTAAAATGATTGTCCCTGAGGATCTCGGGATACCTCTTGACCTACTTGATATGAGTGTATACAA CCCTCCCTCTGTTCATCGGGCCCTGGCTCCAGAAGATCAAGAGCTGCTGCGTGAAGATGAGGTTCTCACCCCTGTTAAACCAGAAGGTATAAGGAAAAAGGAGAGGCCAACCGACAAAGGCATGTCTTGGCTGGTGAAAACACAGTATATTTCTCCACTTACTACTGATGCAGCCAAAATG TCAATCACTGAAAAGCAGGCAAAAGAAAGGCGAGAATCAAGGGAGGGTCGTGATAATGTCCTCGAAAATCTTAATGATAG ACAGAAGCGGATCAAAGCCATTGCAGAATCCTTCAAAGCAGCTAAATCACGCCCTGTCCACCAGACTAAACGAGGGATGGAGGCAGAGTTTGTTCTCCCTTTGGTACCCGATTTTGATAG GTATAATGATCCATTTGTTATGGTGAATTTTGATGGAGATCCTACAGCTGATTCGGAGCAATATACCAAGCTAGAGAGACCTGTACGCGATGAATGCGAATCCCAG GCTCTGATGAAAAGTTTTCAAGTCAGTGGTTCAGACCCTGCAAAACAAGAGAGATTTTTGGCATACATGGCTCCAGCACCCCATGAG CTTGTCAAGGACTTGGATGATGAAAATGAGGACTTCCAGTACTCCTGGATTCGGGAATATCACTGGGAA GTAAGGGGGGATGACAAGCAAGATCCAACGACTTACCTCGTCTCATTTGATGACGATGATGCAAAATATTTG CCTCTCCCTACCAAGCTAGTATTGCAGAAGAAGAAAGCTAAAGAGGGGAGATCTGGGGATGAAATCGAGCATTTCCCAGTGCCTTCTAGAATTACTGTGAGCAGGACAGCACATGGTGATGAGATGGAGCACGGAGAATCATCCAGCATGCAT GGTAATTTAAAGCGACGAAGATCTTCTGttgatgatgatcttgaggagcATCGGAGGCATTCTCGCGTAGAAGATACAGAGCAGTACAGTGAAGACGATTATGAATGA